In Gracilibacillus salitolerans, the sequence CGGTACTAGAATATGGGGACATCATTAATTGGAACGAGATGTTTGCCGAAGGGTATTGTATTATGAATGAGGAGTCGAAAGTCTTTCAGCATACTAATTGCAAGCTACCAACGCAAGACGAAGTAATTGCCTATGCAAGAATAGCAGAGCATTTATTCGGCTTACCATTTTTCTATTTGGAATACAGTGGTACATACGGAGATCCGACCCTTGTTAAATCAATCAGTCAGGAACTCAACGATACGAAATTAATTTATGGCGGTGGTATTGCAACAAAAGAACAAGCCGCAGAGATAAGTGGATATGCTGATATTATTGTGGTCGGCAATGCACTATATGATAACCCGAAGGAAGCGTTAAAAACGGTAAAAGCAACAAAGTAAAAGGACGGTGTTACAATGAGTCGGATGATGCACGACTTGTTAAAAGGATTAAATAAAGAACAACGCGAAGCTGTACAGCACACAGAAGGAGCCTTACTGATTATGGCAGGGGCAGGAAGTGGGAAAACCCGCGTATTGACCCATCGAATTGCCTATTTGCTAGATGAAAAGGAAGTTTCACCCCGCAATATATTAGCGATCACCTTTACTAATAAAGCGGCACGTGAAATGAAAGAGAGAATAGCGGGACTTGTTGGTCCATATGGAGCCAATATGTGGGTATCGACCTTTCACTCGATGTGTGTACGTATCCTGAGAAGAGATATTGACAGAATCGGATACAGTCGAAACTTTTCGATATTAGATAGTGCGGATCAACTAACCGTCATCAAAAATATTGTAAAAGATAAAAATATCGATGCTAAAAAGTTTGAACCGAGAGCAATACTCGGTGTGATCAGCAGTGCGAAAAACGAACTTATTACACCTGAAAAGTTTGCGGAATCGGTGAACAACTTTTTTGATCGCCAAGTTTCGGAAGTGTATGCCGAATATCAGCGCC encodes:
- the pcrB gene encoding heptaprenylglyceryl phosphate synthase, which produces MYNIDEWKHIFKLDPAKAISEEMIDKICESGTDAIMVGGTDDVTLDGVLQLLSSIRRHTVPVILEISNIESVTPGYDYYFVPMVLNSQDKKWMMDVQHQAVLEYGDIINWNEMFAEGYCIMNEESKVFQHTNCKLPTQDEVIAYARIAEHLFGLPFFYLEYSGTYGDPTLVKSISQELNDTKLIYGGGIATKEQAAEISGYADIIVVGNALYDNPKEALKTVKATK